A region of bacterium DNA encodes the following proteins:
- the queC gene encoding 7-cyano-7-deazaguanine synthase QueC — protein sequence MNKKPLAVVLASGGMDSCVTAAIAHQSYDLAMLHMNYGQRTEKREEKAFLDICNFYKVPQERILISNVNHLKTIGGSSLTDESMTVTKADLNNPSVPSSYVPFRNANILSMAVSWAEVLKAKKIFIGAVEEDSSGYPDCRLDFFTAFNKVIALGTRPETELEIVMPIIDMKKSAIIKKGLELRAPLDLTWSCYQNEDTACGICDSCALRLRGFQLAGVDDPIPYKERPVYH from the coding sequence ATGAATAAAAAACCACTAGCGGTTGTACTCGCCAGCGGCGGAATGGACAGTTGCGTCACGGCGGCTATCGCACATCAAAGTTACGATTTGGCCATGCTGCATATGAATTATGGGCAACGCACCGAGAAACGCGAGGAAAAAGCGTTTCTGGATATTTGCAATTTCTATAAAGTTCCTCAAGAACGTATTTTAATTAGCAATGTTAATCATCTTAAAACGATCGGCGGTTCAAGTCTTACCGACGAAAGCATGACCGTTACTAAGGCGGATTTAAATAACCCTTCCGTACCGTCGTCGTATGTTCCTTTCCGAAACGCCAATATTTTAAGCATGGCGGTAAGTTGGGCGGAAGTGCTCAAAGCAAAAAAAATTTTTATTGGAGCCGTAGAAGAAGATTCGTCCGGTTATCCGGATTGCCGATTGGATTTTTTTACAGCGTTTAATAAAGTGATCGCGTTGGGTACGCGGCCGGAGACAGAATTAGAAATCGTTATGCCGATCATCGATATGAAAAAATCGGCAATTATAAAAAAAGGACTGGAATTAAGAGCGCCTCTGGATTTGACGTGGTCGTGTTACCAAAATGAAGATACCGCGTGCGGTATCTGCGACAGTTGTGCTTTACGATTACGTGGATTTCAATTGGCTGGCGTTGACGATCCGATTCCGTATAAAGAACGGCCTGTCTATCATTGA
- a CDS encoding methylmalonyl-CoA mutase yields MSKSGERKSKFVTDSGIDVPAYMESYPIETGEQLGRPGEFPFTRGVQPTMYRGRFWTMRQYAGFGNAEESNKRYRYLLSQGTMGLSVAFDLPTQIGYDCDHTLAEGEVGKVGVSISSLDDMEILFKDIPLDKISTSMTINATAAILLCLYVAVAKKQGVDIRQLSGTIQNDVLKEYIARGTYIYPPKNSMRIITDIFKYCTKELPKWNMISISGYHIREAGSTAVQELAFTFSNGIAYVNAALDAGLDVDTFASRLSFFFNAHNNFFEEIAKFRAARRIWAKIMKSRFNAKDPKSMMLRFHTQTGGSTLTAQQPYNNIPRVTLQALAAVLGGTQSLHTNSFDEALALPTETSAEIALRTQQVIAYESAVADTIDPMAGSFYVEKLTDEIETRVFDYLKKIDEMGGSIRAIETGYFQAEIADSAYRYQKAIEKKDQIIVGINEFVSASEHKPEILTIDTSLETLQRQRIKALRQRRDQTKVNAVLQKLQNAAQSNDNVLPLILECVENYATLGEIADTMRNVFGEYQAG; encoded by the coding sequence ATGAGCAAATCCGGAGAAAGAAAATCAAAATTTGTAACGGATTCAGGCATTGATGTTCCGGCATATATGGAATCGTATCCTATCGAAACGGGCGAACAACTTGGTCGTCCGGGTGAATTTCCTTTTACACGCGGCGTCCAACCGACCATGTACCGTGGGCGTTTCTGGACAATGCGTCAGTACGCCGGTTTCGGTAATGCCGAAGAATCGAATAAGCGTTACCGTTATTTATTGTCACAAGGAACGATGGGACTTTCCGTCGCATTCGATCTGCCGACGCAAATCGGCTACGATTGCGATCACACGCTCGCGGAAGGCGAAGTTGGCAAAGTCGGCGTATCCATTTCATCGCTCGATGACATGGAAATTCTCTTTAAAGATATCCCGCTTGATAAAATCAGTACATCGATGACGATTAATGCAACGGCTGCGATTTTGTTATGTTTGTACGTGGCTGTTGCAAAGAAACAAGGCGTCGATATCCGGCAACTTTCCGGTACAATTCAGAATGACGTATTGAAGGAATATATTGCACGCGGCACGTACATTTATCCGCCCAAAAACTCCATGCGTATCATTACGGACATTTTTAAGTATTGCACTAAAGAATTGCCCAAATGGAATATGATCTCGATCAGCGGATACCATATCCGGGAAGCGGGGTCGACGGCGGTGCAGGAACTGGCTTTTACGTTTTCCAACGGAATTGCGTATGTGAACGCTGCATTGGATGCGGGATTAGACGTCGATACGTTTGCGTCACGCCTCAGTTTTTTCTTCAATGCGCATAATAATTTTTTTGAAGAAATAGCGAAGTTTCGCGCTGCACGGCGAATCTGGGCAAAAATCATGAAAAGCCGTTTTAATGCCAAAGATCCAAAGAGTATGATGTTGCGGTTTCACACACAGACCGGCGGTTCCACGCTTACGGCTCAACAGCCGTACAATAATATTCCGCGGGTGACCTTGCAGGCTTTGGCGGCAGTGCTTGGCGGAACGCAGAGCCTTCATACTAATTCGTTTGATGAAGCGTTGGCGCTGCCGACCGAAACTTCGGCTGAAATCGCATTACGCACACAGCAAGTTATTGCGTATGAAAGCGCCGTAGCCGATACGATCGATCCGATGGCCGGAAGTTTTTATGTGGAAAAACTGACCGATGAAATTGAAACACGTGTATTCGATTATTTGAAAAAAATCGATGAAATGGGCGGATCGATCCGGGCCATCGAAACAGGATATTTTCAGGCGGAAATCGCCGACTCGGCATACCGTTATCAAAAAGCAATTGAGAAAAAAGATCAGATCATTGTCGGGATCAATGAATTCGTCTCGGCCAGTGAACATAAGCCGGAAATCCTGACGATTGATACGTCGTTAGAAACTTTGCAGCGACAGCGGATCAAAGCATTGCGTCAGCGCCGCGATCAAACGAAAGTCAACGCGGTGTTGCAAAAACTACAAAACGCGGCACAATCGAACGATAATGTTTTACCATTGATTTTAGAGTGCGTAGAAAATTACGCAACATTAGGCGAGATTGCTGATACAATGCGGAATGTGTTTGGAGAATACCAAGCGGGGTGA
- the queD gene encoding 6-carboxytetrahydropterin synthase QueD — MKIAKDFHWEMAHRLPYHQGGCQNLHGHSYRLNVEISGTVLPNGMLMDYSDLKTIVKPLVDELDHAFLCSEDDELMKNFLKGKSFKVVYIPYYSTAENIAGYFADKIAAQLKPYKHLRSLKIRIAETINTYAEISVDL; from the coding sequence ATTAAAATTGCAAAAGATTTTCACTGGGAAATGGCTCATCGCTTGCCGTACCATCAAGGCGGATGCCAGAACCTGCATGGTCATTCCTATCGTTTGAATGTTGAAATTTCAGGTACCGTATTGCCCAATGGAATGCTTATGGATTATTCCGATCTTAAAACAATCGTAAAACCGCTTGTAGACGAATTGGATCATGCGTTTTTATGTTCCGAGGACGATGAATTAATGAAAAACTTTTTAAAAGGAAAATCATTTAAAGTTGTCTATATCCCCTATTATTCAACGGCTGAAAACATTGCCGGGTATTTTGCCGATAAAATAGCGGCGCAATTAAAGCCATACAAACACCTTCGTTCTCTTAAAATCCGTATTGCCGAAACTATCAACACGTACGCTGAAATCAGCGTTGATCTATAA
- the miaB gene encoding tRNA (N6-isopentenyl adenosine(37)-C2)-methylthiotransferase MiaB, with protein sequence MVDELIKQVNSLHDIEPLETMPREGKKKVYIETYGCQMNVYDSELVAGIMNEMDYELVDQFENADAIFLNTCAIRENAEQRVWGQLTRFKKLKEQRPDLVIGVLGCMAKHLEEQIHAKRPYVNVVLGPDSYRKLPELLKSDRKTSSNVIPIQDLKIKSNDDFSLSEYRDFHLKDLHIDTKLSRTEVYEAVTPLRFGRVTAWIAIMRGCDNFCTFCVVPFTRGRERSRSVESVIEEVKKAVDQGYTEVCLLGQNVNSYKDNLRDFAYLMERVSDVNGVKRIRFTSPHPKDFPERLLHLIAGRPNICKQLHMPVQSGSNRILDLMNRTYTREEYFELIDKTRTIIPDVAISTDVITGFPTETEEDHESTMDLFRKIEYHSAFTFAYSPRPGTKAYLLQDDVTDEVKSRRLQEIIQLQRSIGLKKIQTEIGREREVVIEEISKKSEQHFAARTSQSLVVVIPRSHYQIGDYLTVRITHAEGHTLFGEPV encoded by the coding sequence ATGGTTGATGAATTAATCAAACAAGTCAACAGTTTGCATGACATAGAGCCGCTGGAGACGATGCCGCGCGAAGGTAAAAAGAAAGTCTATATCGAAACGTACGGTTGCCAAATGAACGTGTACGATTCCGAATTAGTTGCTGGTATCATGAATGAGATGGACTATGAATTAGTTGATCAATTCGAAAATGCGGATGCTATATTTCTGAATACTTGTGCTATTCGAGAAAACGCTGAGCAGCGTGTTTGGGGACAACTGACCCGTTTTAAAAAATTGAAAGAACAGCGGCCTGACCTTGTAATCGGAGTTTTAGGATGTATGGCAAAACATCTCGAGGAGCAAATTCATGCCAAGCGCCCGTATGTCAATGTCGTACTGGGACCGGACTCGTATCGTAAATTGCCGGAGCTATTAAAATCAGACCGTAAAACATCTTCGAATGTTATTCCGATTCAGGATTTAAAAATCAAATCGAATGACGATTTCAGTTTGAGTGAATATCGTGACTTTCATTTGAAAGATCTGCATATCGATACCAAGCTTTCGCGAACGGAAGTATATGAAGCGGTAACGCCGCTTCGATTCGGTCGTGTTACGGCGTGGATTGCAATCATGCGCGGATGCGACAATTTCTGCACATTCTGTGTTGTGCCGTTTACCCGGGGCAGAGAACGAAGCCGGTCTGTCGAAAGCGTTATTGAGGAAGTAAAAAAAGCGGTCGATCAGGGCTATACGGAAGTATGTTTGCTCGGTCAAAATGTTAATTCCTACAAAGACAACCTTCGTGATTTTGCGTATTTGATGGAACGCGTGAGTGATGTGAACGGTGTGAAGCGTATCCGGTTTACATCGCCGCATCCGAAAGATTTCCCCGAACGCTTGCTACACCTTATTGCCGGGCGTCCCAATATCTGCAAGCAGCTTCACATGCCGGTTCAATCGGGGTCCAATCGGATTTTGGATTTGATGAATCGTACGTATACGCGCGAGGAGTATTTTGAACTCATCGACAAAACCCGTACGATTATTCCGGATGTCGCTATCTCAACTGACGTCATTACCGGTTTCCCAACCGAAACGGAAGAAGATCATGAATCGACGATGGATCTTTTTAGAAAGATAGAATATCATTCGGCTTTTACTTTCGCTTATTCGCCGCGACCGGGCACCAAAGCTTATCTTTTGCAGGATGATGTAACTGATGAAGTCAAATCGAGACGGTTGCAGGAAATCATCCAATTACAGCGATCCATCGGGTTGAAAAAAATTCAAACAGAAATTGGGCGCGAGCGTGAAGTGGTCATTGAAGAAATCAGTAAAAAATCAGAGCAGCATTTTGCAGCCAGAACCAGCCAGTCGCTGGTAGTCGTTATTCCACGTAGCCATTATCAAATTGGAGATTATTTGACGGTGCGAATTACCCATGCTGAAGGACACACTCTTTTCGGCGAGCCTGTGTAA
- a CDS encoding radical SAM protein, with protein MADKLKINEIFYSIQGESTFAGSPCVFVRLTYCNLRCTYCDTEYAFYSGQDMTLEEIIDRVKSYHCSTVEITGGEPLLQAPVFTLMKQLCDQGFRVLVETGGSLDIAPVDPRVIKVVDLKCPSSSMTHKNRYENVSYLLSHDEVKFVIGTREDYEWSVNVIRQYDLHKKVHAILFSPVFGVIEPVEMVNWMLADRLQSEWPNIRFQLQMHKFIWSPDMRGV; from the coding sequence ATGGCTGACAAACTCAAAATCAATGAAATTTTCTACAGCATCCAAGGTGAATCAACGTTCGCCGGATCGCCGTGTGTTTTTGTACGCCTGACCTATTGCAACCTGCGATGCACGTATTGCGATACCGAATATGCTTTTTATTCGGGTCAAGATATGACCCTTGAAGAAATTATTGACCGCGTGAAGTCTTATCATTGTTCCACTGTGGAAATTACCGGTGGTGAACCGTTGCTGCAAGCGCCTGTTTTTACCCTGATGAAGCAACTTTGCGATCAAGGGTTCCGCGTTTTAGTGGAAACCGGAGGCAGCCTTGACATCGCGCCGGTTGATCCCCGAGTGATCAAAGTCGTCGATCTCAAATGTCCTTCCAGCTCAATGACTCACAAAAACCGATACGAAAATGTCAGCTATCTGTTATCTCATGATGAGGTCAAATTCGTTATTGGAACGCGCGAAGATTATGAATGGAGTGTCAATGTGATCCGGCAATATGATTTGCATAAAAAAGTTCACGCCATTTTGTTTTCACCGGTTTTTGGCGTCATTGAACCTGTTGAAATGGTCAATTGGATGCTGGCCGATCGTCTGCAATCGGAATGGCCGAATATTCGTTTTCAGTTACAAATGCATAAATTTATATGGTCGCCGGATATGAGAGGCGTTTGA